A stretch of Cyanobacterium sp. HL-69 DNA encodes these proteins:
- the gnd gene encoding 6-phosphogluconate dehydrogenase Gnd gives MTKRTFGVIGLAVMGENLALNVESRGFPIAVYNRSPDKTENFMATRAKDKDVKAAYSLEEFVKTLKRPRKILVMVKAGGPVDAVIQQLKPLLEEGDMIIDGGNSLYEDTERRTKELEATGLGFMGMGVSGGEEGALNGPSLMPGGTESAYQDLEPILTKIAAQVDDGPCVTYIGPGGAGHYVKMVHNGIEYGDMQLIAEAYDLLKNGLGLRNERLHEVFSEWNKTEELDSFLIDITANIFPKKDPETGKHLIDLIMDAAGQKGTGRWTVVSSLELAVPIPTIYAAVNARVISGFKDERVKASQELKGVTSEFTGDVESFIPKVRDALYCSKMCSYAQGMALIAKASEEFGFNINLPEVARIWKGGCIIKAGFLGKINKAFSDNPDLPNLLLAPEFKHSMLDRQQAWRDVLMMATSMGIPAPAFNASLDYFDSYRSERLPQNLTQAQRDYFGAHTYERTDKPRGEFFHTEWMDG, from the coding sequence ATGACTAAAAGAACCTTTGGAGTCATTGGACTAGCTGTAATGGGCGAAAACCTAGCTCTTAACGTAGAAAGTAGGGGCTTTCCTATCGCCGTTTATAACCGTAGCCCTGACAAAACAGAAAACTTTATGGCCACTAGGGCAAAAGATAAAGACGTAAAAGCGGCCTATTCCTTAGAAGAATTCGTAAAAACCCTCAAACGTCCTCGCAAAATCTTGGTAATGGTAAAAGCAGGAGGCCCCGTAGATGCCGTCATTCAACAGCTAAAACCCCTCCTCGAAGAAGGAGATATGATTATTGATGGTGGTAACTCCCTCTATGAAGACACCGAAAGACGTACCAAAGAATTAGAAGCCACAGGGTTAGGCTTTATGGGTATGGGTGTAAGTGGTGGTGAAGAAGGCGCCCTTAATGGCCCTTCTCTCATGCCTGGGGGTACCGAATCCGCCTATCAAGATTTAGAGCCTATCCTTACCAAAATTGCTGCCCAAGTGGATGATGGCCCTTGTGTTACTTATATTGGGCCTGGAGGCGCTGGGCATTATGTGAAAATGGTACATAATGGCATCGAATATGGCGATATGCAGTTGATTGCTGAAGCCTATGATTTACTTAAAAATGGCTTAGGTTTGAGGAATGAAAGACTCCATGAAGTATTTAGTGAATGGAATAAAACCGAGGAATTAGATTCTTTCTTGATTGATATTACCGCCAATATTTTCCCGAAAAAAGATCCCGAAACTGGCAAACATCTCATTGATTTAATCATGGATGCAGCGGGGCAAAAGGGTACGGGGCGCTGGACTGTGGTAAGCTCTTTGGAGTTGGCTGTACCTATTCCCACCATCTATGCAGCGGTCAATGCTAGGGTAATTTCAGGTTTTAAAGATGAACGAGTCAAAGCCTCTCAAGAATTGAAAGGAGTTACTTCTGAGTTTACAGGGGATGTAGAGAGTTTTATTCCCAAGGTTAGGGATGCTCTGTATTGTTCCAAAATGTGTTCCTATGCCCAGGGTATGGCTTTGATTGCTAAGGCTTCCGAGGAATTTGGTTTTAATATTAATTTGCCCGAAGTTGCCCGAATTTGGAAGGGTGGTTGTATCATCAAGGCTGGATTTTTAGGTAAAATTAATAAGGCTTTTTCTGATAACCCTGATTTACCTAATTTACTCCTTGCCCCTGAGTTTAAACATAGTATGTTAGACCGTCAACAGGCATGGCGAGATGTGTTGATGATGGCTACTTCCATGGGTATTCCAGCCCCTGCGTTTAATGCTTCCCTCGATTATTTTGATAGTTATCGCAGTGAAAGATTACCTCAGAATTTGACCCAAGCCCAAAGGGATTATTTTGGAGCCCATACCTACGAGCGCACCGATAAACCCCGTGGAGAATTTTTCCACACAGAATGGATGGATGGTTAA
- a CDS encoding ISRfsp3_aa3-like transposase — protein sequence MERVMIDGVERPINRLQDKEKQRENYSGKKKRHTRKNLAVVSPEKKILQLTPTC from the coding sequence GTGGAAAGAGTGATGATTGACGGGGTGGAAAGACCGATTAATCGACTACAAGACAAGGAAAAACAAAGAGAAAATTACTCAGGAAAAAAGAAAAGACACACCCGTAAAAATCTAGCGGTAGTAAGCCCAGAAAAAAAGATATTACAGTTAACACCCACCTGTTAA
- the psbD gene encoding photosystem II D2 protein (photosystem q(a) protein), with protein sequence MTIAVGRAPAQRGWFEALDDWLKRDRFVFVGWSGILLFPCAYMALGGWLTGTTFVTSWYTHGLASSYLEGANFLTVAVSSPADAFGHSILFLWGPEAQGDFTRWCQIGGLWSFVALHGAFGLIGFMLRQFEIARLVGIRPYNAIAFSGPIAVFVSVFLMYPLGQSSWFFAPSFGVAGIFRFILFLQGFHNWTLNPFHMMGVAGILGGALLCAIHGATVENTLFQDGEQANTFRAFEPTQAEETYSMVTANRYWSQIFGIAFSNKRWLHFFMLFVPVTGLWMSSIGIVGLAFNLRAYDFVSQELRAAEDPEFETFYTKNILLNEGLRAWMAPQDQPHQKFEFPEEVLPRGNAL encoded by the coding sequence ATGACTATCGCAGTCGGACGCGCGCCAGCGCAAAGAGGCTGGTTCGAGGCCCTCGACGACTGGCTCAAAAGAGACAGATTCGTATTCGTAGGCTGGTCTGGAATCCTTCTTTTTCCTTGTGCCTATATGGCATTGGGTGGTTGGTTAACAGGCACTACTTTTGTAACCTCTTGGTACACTCACGGTTTAGCTAGTTCCTATTTAGAAGGTGCTAACTTCCTAACCGTTGCTGTATCTAGTCCTGCTGATGCTTTTGGTCATTCCATATTATTTTTGTGGGGGCCTGAAGCTCAGGGCGATTTTACCCGCTGGTGTCAAATCGGTGGTTTATGGTCTTTCGTAGCACTACACGGAGCCTTTGGTTTAATTGGCTTCATGCTACGTCAGTTTGAAATTGCTCGTCTTGTGGGTATTCGTCCTTACAATGCGATCGCCTTTTCTGGCCCTATTGCCGTATTTGTCAGCGTATTTTTAATGTATCCTCTAGGACAGTCTAGCTGGTTCTTTGCCCCTTCCTTCGGAGTAGCAGGAATCTTTCGCTTTATCTTGTTCCTACAAGGATTCCATAACTGGACTCTTAACCCATTCCACATGATGGGTGTAGCTGGTATTCTTGGGGGTGCGCTACTATGTGCCATTCACGGTGCAACCGTAGAAAATACCCTATTCCAAGACGGTGAACAAGCAAACACCTTCCGTGCATTTGAACCTACCCAGGCAGAAGAAACCTACTCCATGGTTACTGCTAACCGTTATTGGTCTCAAATCTTCGGTATTGCTTTCTCCAACAAACGTTGGTTACACTTCTTCATGTTGTTTGTACCCGTAACAGGCTTGTGGATGAGTTCTATTGGTATCGTCGGTTTAGCATTTAACCTTCGTGCTTATGACTTCGTATCTCAAGAGTTAAGAGCAGCAGAAGATCCAGAATTTGAAACATTTTATACCAAAAACATCCTATTAAACGAAGGGTTGCGCGCATGGATGGCGCCCCAAGATCAACCCCATCAAAAATTTGAATTTCCTGAGGAGGTACTTCCCCGTGGTAACGCTCTCTAA
- the psbC gene encoding photosystem II CP43 chlorophyll apoprotein PsbC: MVTLSNSSIGGRDLQSTGFAWWSGNARLINLSGKLLGAHVAHAGLIVFWAGAMTLFETAHFIPEKPMYEQGLILLPHIATLGWGVGAGGEITDTFPFFVAGVLHIISSAVLGLGGLYHALRGPETLEEYSSFFGYDWKDKNQMTNIIGYHLILLGLGAFLLVFKAMFFGGVYDTWAPGGGDVRIITNPTLDPGTIFGYLLKAPFGGEGWIMSVNNMEDIIGGHIWVGFICIGGGIWHILTKPFGWARRALVWSGEAYLAYSLGALSLMGFIASVMVWYNNTAYPSEFYGPTGAEASQAQALTYLIRDQRLGANVGSAQGPTGLGKYLMRSPTGEIIFGGETMRFWDFRGPWLEPLRGPNGLDLDKIRNDIQPWQVRRAAEYMTHAPLGSLNSVGGVITDVNSFNYVSPRAWLATSHFVLAFFFLIGHLWHAGRSRAAAGGFEKGIDRKNEPTLSMPDLD, from the coding sequence GTGGTAACGCTCTCTAATAGCTCCATAGGCGGTCGTGACCTACAATCTACTGGATTTGCTTGGTGGTCTGGTAATGCTAGACTTATCAACCTATCTGGAAAATTGTTAGGTGCTCACGTAGCCCACGCTGGTCTCATTGTATTTTGGGCCGGTGCTATGACTTTATTTGAAACGGCACACTTCATTCCTGAAAAACCAATGTATGAACAAGGTTTAATCCTTCTTCCTCACATTGCGACTTTAGGTTGGGGTGTCGGTGCTGGTGGTGAAATCACCGATACATTTCCTTTCTTCGTAGCTGGTGTATTACACATCATCTCTTCCGCCGTATTAGGTTTAGGTGGACTCTACCACGCTTTACGTGGTCCTGAAACCTTAGAAGAATACTCTAGCTTCTTTGGCTACGACTGGAAAGATAAAAACCAAATGACCAACATCATTGGCTATCACCTAATCCTTTTAGGTTTGGGTGCATTCTTACTCGTATTCAAAGCCATGTTCTTTGGTGGTGTATATGACACTTGGGCCCCTGGTGGTGGAGATGTTCGTATTATCACCAATCCTACCTTGGATCCTGGAACCATTTTTGGTTACTTGCTCAAAGCCCCCTTCGGTGGTGAAGGTTGGATCATGAGTGTGAACAACATGGAAGACATCATCGGTGGTCACATCTGGGTAGGTTTCATCTGTATCGGCGGTGGTATTTGGCACATCCTAACCAAGCCTTTTGGTTGGGCTCGTCGCGCCCTCGTTTGGTCTGGTGAAGCTTATTTGGCTTACAGCTTAGGTGCTTTATCCTTAATGGGATTCATCGCATCCGTTATGGTATGGTACAACAACACCGCTTATCCTAGCGAATTCTATGGTCCTACTGGTGCAGAAGCATCTCAGGCTCAAGCATTAACTTATTTAATCCGTGACCAACGCTTAGGTGCAAACGTGGGCTCTGCTCAAGGTCCTACTGGTCTAGGTAAATACTTGATGCGTTCTCCTACTGGTGAAATTATCTTCGGTGGTGAAACCATGCGTTTCTGGGACTTCCGTGGTCCTTGGTTAGAGCCTCTTCGTGGTCCTAACGGTTTAGATTTAGACAAAATCAGAAATGATATTCAACCTTGGCAGGTCCGTCGTGCGGCCGAATACATGACCCATGCGCCTTTAGGTTCTCTAAACTCCGTTGGTGGTGTAATCACTGACGTTAACTCTTTCAACTATGTATCTCCCCGTGCATGGTTAGCAACTTCTCACTTTGTATTAGCTTTCTTCTTCTTAATCGGTCACTTGTGGCACGCAGGACGTTCTCGTGCGGCTGCTGGTGGTTTCGAGAAAGGTATTGATCGTAAGAATGAGCCTACCTTATCCATGCCTGATCTTGACTAA
- the ispF gene encoding 2-C-methyl-D-erythritol 2,4-cyclodiphosphate synthase IspF, translating into MIRIGNGYDLHRLVEGRKLILGGVKIEHSVGLLGHSDADVLTHSIMDALLGALSLGDIGHYFPPTDPQWAGADSIKLLKEVYKLVGDRGWYVVNMDNVIVAERPKLKPHLPAMIDSLARAMDINPDQISIKATTNEKLDAIGREEAICAYTVVLLESVND; encoded by the coding sequence ATGATTAGAATTGGTAACGGCTATGATTTACATCGTTTAGTAGAGGGAAGAAAATTAATTCTTGGGGGAGTAAAAATTGAGCATTCTGTAGGACTTTTGGGCCATAGTGATGCGGACGTTTTAACCCATTCTATTATGGATGCTTTGTTGGGGGCTTTGAGTTTGGGTGATATTGGTCATTATTTTCCTCCTACTGATCCTCAGTGGGCTGGGGCAGATAGTATTAAGTTGTTGAAGGAAGTTTATAAGTTAGTAGGCGATCGGGGATGGTATGTGGTTAATATGGATAATGTTATTGTGGCGGAACGTCCTAAGTTAAAGCCCCATTTACCTGCTATGATTGACAGTTTAGCACGGGCTATGGACATTAACCCTGACCAAATTAGTATTAAGGCAACCACTAATGAGAAGTTGGACGCCATTGGTAGGGAGGAAGCTATATGTGCTTATACGGTTGTTTTATTAGAGTCTGTTAATGATTAA
- the ruvA gene encoding holliday junction DNA helicase RuvA, whose translation MINYLRGDVVYILRTHNKRIMLVLELNNIGYEIQIFSRFAREIEENENKRLQVFTHLQIRDDQQILYGFMSAAQRDLFRQLIGVSGIGVQSAIALIDTLGLEDLVQAIVTGNVRMLSKTPGVGQKTAERIALELKTKLSQWRIEAGINVNQERVSPPSDILADLEMTLLALGYTKDEIQQAISVISQDTILLKNPMVEEWIRSAIAYLSADISN comes from the coding sequence ATGATTAATTATCTTCGGGGTGATGTAGTTTATATCCTCAGAACCCATAATAAGCGCATTATGTTGGTGTTGGAGCTTAATAATATTGGTTATGAAATTCAAATTTTTTCCCGATTTGCTCGGGAGATTGAGGAGAATGAGAATAAGAGGTTACAGGTTTTTACTCATTTGCAGATTCGGGATGATCAACAAATTTTGTATGGTTTTATGTCGGCGGCGCAACGGGATTTATTTCGCCAGTTGATTGGGGTTTCTGGTATTGGGGTTCAAAGCGCGATCGCCCTTATTGATACTTTAGGTTTAGAAGATTTGGTTCAAGCCATCGTTACGGGAAATGTCCGTATGTTATCCAAAACTCCGGGGGTAGGACAAAAAACAGCGGAAAGAATCGCCCTTGAGTTGAAAACAAAACTTTCTCAGTGGCGCATTGAAGCGGGAATTAACGTCAATCAAGAAAGGGTTTCTCCTCCTTCTGACATTTTGGCAGATTTAGAAATGACTCTCCTTGCCCTGGGTTATACCAAGGATGAAATTCAACAGGCAATCTCCGTCATTAGTCAGGATACCATTTTGCTTAAAAACCCCATGGTTGAGGAATGGATTAGAAGTGCGATCGCCTATTTATCCGCAGATATTAGTAATTAG
- the clpP4 gene encoding ATP-dependent Clp protease proteolytic subunit ClpP4 — protein MVPTVIETSGRGERAFDIYSRLLRERIVFLGQQVTDELANSLVAQLLLLEAEDPEKDIYLYINSPGGSVSAGLGIFDTMNQVKPDVCTICVGLAASMGAFLLSAGAKGKRMSLPNSRIMIHQPLGGAQGQATDIEIQAKEILYLKKQLNHYMANHTGQPLEKMEEDTERDFFMSAEEAVNYGLIDRVVTRVPKQA, from the coding sequence ATGGTACCAACCGTAATAGAAACCTCCGGTAGAGGAGAACGCGCCTTTGATATTTATTCTCGTCTATTGAGAGAAAGAATCGTATTTTTAGGACAACAAGTAACCGACGAACTAGCAAACTCCCTCGTTGCACAACTACTACTATTAGAAGCAGAAGATCCAGAAAAAGACATCTATCTATATATTAATTCCCCTGGTGGCTCAGTATCCGCAGGATTAGGTATTTTTGATACCATGAACCAAGTTAAGCCCGATGTATGTACCATCTGTGTGGGTTTAGCCGCCAGTATGGGGGCTTTTCTCCTCAGTGCAGGGGCAAAAGGAAAAAGAATGAGTTTGCCCAATTCTCGTATCATGATTCACCAACCCCTAGGGGGCGCTCAAGGACAGGCTACGGACATTGAAATTCAAGCCAAAGAGATTTTATATCTAAAAAAACAACTTAACCATTATATGGCTAACCATACAGGACAGCCCCTCGAAAAAATGGAAGAAGATACCGAAAGAGACTTCTTCATGTCCGCCGAGGAAGCAGTAAATTATGGACTCATTGATAGAGTTGTTACCCGTGTACCCAAACAAGCGTAA
- the panC-cmk gene encoding bifunctional pantoate ligase / cytidylate kinase PanC-cmk, producing the protein MYIVCDIPELRKILAAVNQKKVGFVPTMGALHNGHESLIKRARLSTDFVVVSIFVNPLQFGVNEDLDKYPRQLAKDEQICRYLGVDVLFIPSEVDMKTLERNTTFVNPPVFMMSRLCGRYREGHFQGVATIVTKLINLVQPDVAFFGRKDAQQVAIIRRMVNDLFIPVKIESCPIIREDSGLAMSSRNQYLTPKEKDKAKVLYGSLKTANVAFLAGERQVKGLISKAMRELEQVPTIKVQYLEIVDPVNLEPLETIEDKGLMAIAAYCGTTRLIDNLMLKVKKPIIAIDGPAGAGKSTISRKIAQELGLLYLDTGAMYRAITWLIMDKKIALEDTEAIALEVAKANIELFPHDDLKLPVVVKVNQQDVTTAIRTPAVTKNVSQIASQKAVRDKLVKLQQAYGQQGGIVAEGRDIGTNVFPHADLKIFLTASVRARAIRRSHDLQQQGEKNIDLPQLEKDIAQRDLLDSTRELAPLQQAPDAIVINTDNLTIPEVTEQIKQLISP; encoded by the coding sequence ATGTATATAGTTTGTGATATACCAGAATTAAGAAAAATATTAGCGGCGGTTAATCAAAAAAAAGTCGGCTTTGTGCCAACCATGGGAGCATTACATAATGGTCATGAAAGTTTGATTAAACGGGCAAGACTATCTACTGATTTTGTGGTGGTAAGTATTTTTGTCAATCCTTTGCAGTTTGGGGTAAATGAAGATTTAGATAAGTATCCTCGACAGTTGGCAAAAGATGAGCAAATATGTCGCTATTTGGGGGTTGATGTTTTATTTATTCCTTCTGAAGTGGATATGAAAACCCTAGAAAGAAATACCACTTTTGTTAATCCTCCTGTGTTCATGATGTCGAGATTGTGTGGGAGATATAGAGAGGGACATTTTCAGGGAGTAGCTACCATTGTCACTAAGTTAATTAATTTGGTGCAGCCTGATGTGGCATTTTTTGGGCGAAAGGATGCGCAACAAGTGGCGATAATTCGGCGTATGGTTAATGATTTATTTATCCCTGTAAAAATAGAATCTTGCCCTATCATTAGGGAGGATTCGGGGTTGGCCATGAGTTCAAGAAATCAATATTTAACTCCTAAAGAAAAGGATAAAGCGAAGGTGTTATATGGCAGTTTAAAGACTGCTAATGTGGCTTTTTTGGCGGGGGAAAGACAAGTTAAGGGGTTAATTAGTAAGGCGATGAGGGAGTTGGAACAAGTTCCGACAATCAAGGTACAATATTTGGAAATTGTTGATCCTGTTAATCTTGAGCCTTTGGAAACTATTGAGGACAAAGGATTAATGGCGATCGCCGCTTATTGTGGTACTACCCGTTTAATTGATAATTTAATGTTAAAAGTAAAAAAACCTATTATTGCCATTGATGGTCCTGCGGGGGCTGGAAAGTCCACCATTAGCCGAAAAATAGCCCAAGAGTTGGGCTTATTGTACCTCGACACGGGGGCCATGTATCGTGCCATTACATGGCTGATAATGGACAAGAAAATAGCCCTGGAGGACACAGAGGCGATCGCCCTTGAGGTGGCAAAAGCAAACATAGAGTTATTTCCCCATGATGATTTAAAACTACCTGTTGTGGTAAAAGTTAATCAGCAGGACGTTACTACCGCCATCCGTACCCCTGCCGTGACGAAAAATGTCTCTCAAATTGCCTCCCAAAAAGCCGTGAGAGATAAATTAGTGAAACTGCAACAAGCCTATGGACAACAGGGGGGCATCGTTGCGGAAGGAAGAGACATCGGAACAAATGTATTTCCCCATGCGGATTTAAAAATATTTCTCACCGCTTCGGTGAGGGCGAGGGCGATCAGGCGATCGCACGATCTCCAACAACAGGGGGAAAAAAATATCGATCTTCCACAACTAGAAAAAGACATCGCCCAAAGGGATTTATTAGATAGTACCCGTGAACTAGCCCCCTTACAACAAGCGCCCGATGCGATCGTCATTAATACCGATAACCTTACCATTCCCGAAGTAACCGAACAAATAAAACAACTCATTTCTCCCTAA
- a CDS encoding Methionine synthase II (cobalamin-independent), translated as MKGIYIVANDKVIDNSIALLNSIRLYDEETNIFLIPFDDNYQEVAKCLSEKHGVKLFPDLDFINNFTDKIANIFDRDFLALPNKMRKLVQWFGPLDEFLYIDTDIIVFEKIIDNLKYLQEYDFLNCDYHFKGRKLDDIFSSTVLEKNIFSSQQLEDVFNSGFWASKKGIFTEDKLYELLTECSNHREYFDFSQKTTDQPILNYLILKSTKKRLNLVKLSDNEPGNWAGSPHFEQKDKILYDGEKPLKYVHWAGVPLKSGGPYYELWKHYRYLGEETPVSVETRKKDYWQGLKNKAKSILKGDRP; from the coding sequence ATGAAAGGAATTTATATTGTAGCTAACGACAAGGTAATTGATAATAGTATAGCTTTACTTAATAGTATTAGATTATATGACGAAGAAACTAATATTTTTTTGATTCCTTTTGATGATAATTACCAAGAAGTAGCTAAATGCTTATCAGAAAAACATGGAGTTAAATTATTTCCAGATTTAGATTTTATCAATAACTTTACTGACAAAATTGCCAATATTTTTGATCGAGATTTTCTGGCATTGCCAAATAAGATGCGTAAACTTGTGCAGTGGTTTGGTCCTTTAGATGAATTTTTATATATTGATACTGATATTATTGTTTTTGAAAAAATTATTGATAATTTAAAGTATTTACAAGAGTATGATTTTTTAAACTGTGACTATCATTTTAAAGGTAGAAAATTAGATGATATATTTTCCTCTACAGTACTCGAAAAGAATATCTTTTCATCTCAACAATTAGAAGATGTATTTAATAGTGGCTTTTGGGCTTCTAAAAAAGGAATTTTTACGGAAGATAAGTTGTATGAACTACTGACAGAATGTTCTAATCACCGAGAATATTTTGATTTTTCTCAAAAAACTACAGACCAACCTATTTTAAATTACTTAATTTTAAAAAGCACTAAAAAAAGGTTGAATTTGGTTAAACTAAGTGATAATGAGCCTGGAAATTGGGCTGGTTCTCCTCATTTTGAGCAGAAAGATAAGATACTCTATGACGGGGAAAAACCCTTGAAATATGTTCACTGGGCGGGGGTTCCTTTAAAGTCTGGAGGCCCATATTATGAGTTATGGAAACACTATCGTTATTTAGGGGAAGAAACACCTGTTTCTGTGGAAACTCGGAAAAAAGATTATTGGCAGGGATTAAAAAATAAAGCAAAAAGTATCCTTAAGGGCGATCGCCCTTGA
- the pixG gene encoding positive photactic motility two-component signal transduction system response regulator PixG, whose amino-acid sequence MSNPIPFREFTALKQAGFFENLKQPRFSGQLLLTGTRNKWVFYLYLGRIVYATGGHHPNRRWRRNLVANLPHIPSHMGAIQNDINQLQLDEQNNCWEYELLCFWVDQQRITLEQAAKMIRQNIIEVLFDVTQAMQVTCELKPDRTLPFSSRLVLIDAEQVITEAQKAWHAWQSAKIADRSPDMAPVITQPQELEQQTNPQVYQTLTQLLDGQQTLRDLSVRMKRDVLTVTRSLLPYVQRGLVRLIEIGDIPAPSLPIQNDGDDDLSANSNITIACVDDSPLICQTMEKIITGAGYSFIGINDALRAIAILLAKKPDLIFLDLIMPNANGYEICSQLRKLTFFKHTPIVILTGNDGLVDRVRAKMVGSSDFIGKPVDRALVLETIKKHLKIGVS is encoded by the coding sequence ATGTCTAACCCAATACCTTTTCGAGAGTTTACGGCTTTAAAACAAGCGGGATTTTTTGAAAATTTAAAACAGCCTCGTTTCAGCGGCCAACTATTATTAACCGGAACTCGTAATAAATGGGTATTTTATCTCTATTTAGGTCGTATTGTCTATGCCACGGGGGGACATCATCCCAATAGAAGATGGCGCCGTAATTTGGTGGCAAATCTACCCCATATTCCTTCTCACATGGGAGCTATTCAAAATGACATTAATCAGTTACAGTTGGATGAGCAGAATAATTGTTGGGAGTATGAGCTTTTATGCTTTTGGGTAGATCAACAAAGGATTACCTTAGAACAGGCGGCGAAAATGATTCGTCAAAATATTATTGAGGTTTTATTTGATGTCACCCAAGCGATGCAGGTTACTTGTGAGCTAAAACCCGATCGCACTTTACCCTTTTCATCTCGTTTGGTGTTAATAGATGCTGAACAGGTTATCACAGAGGCTCAGAAGGCGTGGCACGCATGGCAGTCCGCCAAAATTGCCGATCGCTCCCCAGACATGGCCCCTGTTATCACCCAACCCCAAGAGTTGGAGCAACAAACCAATCCCCAGGTATATCAAACCCTCACTCAATTATTAGATGGACAACAAACTTTGCGGGATTTGTCCGTACGTATGAAACGGGATGTTTTGACGGTGACTCGCTCTTTGTTACCCTACGTACAAAGGGGTTTGGTCAGACTCATCGAAATTGGAGATATTCCAGCCCCTTCTCTGCCTATCCAAAATGATGGAGATGATGATTTATCCGCCAACAGCAACATTACCATTGCTTGTGTGGATGACAGTCCTTTGATTTGTCAAACCATGGAAAAAATTATCACGGGGGCTGGTTATTCCTTTATCGGTATCAATGATGCCCTAAGGGCGATCGCCATTTTACTAGCCAAAAAACCAGACCTCATATTTTTAGACTTGATAATGCCCAACGCTAACGGCTACGAAATCTGTAGTCAACTAAGAAAATTAACCTTCTTCAAACATACCCCTATCGTAATTTTGACAGGAAATGATGGCTTAGTAGATAGAGTGAGGGCGAAAATGGTCGGCTCATCAGATTTTATCGGTAAACCCGTAGATAGAGCCTTAGTATTAGAAACTATTAAAAAACATCTAAAAATCGGGGTATCCTAA
- the pixH gene encoding positive photactic motility two-component signal transduction system response regulator PixH yields the protein MANVLIVDDSSTERKILVSYLQEIGVSITTAESGEEALTKISQINPDLIILDVVLPGKSGFEICREIKSNDNTNKIPIIICSTKGSEMDKFWGMKQGADAYLPKPVNKDELFSTVKKLTA from the coding sequence ATGGCAAATGTATTAATAGTTGATGACTCGTCCACCGAGAGAAAGATATTAGTAAGTTATTTACAAGAAATTGGCGTTTCTATTACCACCGCAGAAAGTGGAGAAGAAGCCCTCACTAAAATCTCTCAAATTAACCCAGACTTAATCATACTTGATGTGGTTTTACCAGGTAAGAGTGGCTTTGAAATTTGTAGGGAAATAAAATCTAACGATAACACCAACAAAATCCCCATTATTATTTGTTCCACGAAAGGTAGTGAAATGGATAAGTTTTGGGGTATGAAACAGGGGGCAGATGCCTATTTACCCAAACCTGTAAATAAAGACGAATTATTTAGCACTGTAAAAAAATTGACGGCATAA
- the pixI gene encoding positive phototaxis protein PixI encodes MESTMDNQSNLSFSINKDTTSSQASQFLRFVLLPDTNLMVSLSQIAAVLKIPFGKIVPVPDMPSWVMGVYNWRGEIVWMIDLGQLLGFTPWYEQSVTASNHKAVVIHPSNQNLKTLSTGELVGLVVSDVQDIEMCHTDNLHSPPASAITPELAPFLRGYWIKDNGEIIVTVDGDSIFAAMPRE; translated from the coding sequence ATGGAATCAACCATGGACAATCAATCAAACCTATCCTTTTCTATTAATAAAGACACTACCTCCTCTCAAGCGTCCCAATTTTTAAGATTTGTATTACTACCCGACACTAACTTGATGGTTAGTTTGTCACAAATTGCTGCCGTACTCAAAATTCCCTTTGGAAAAATTGTTCCCGTGCCTGATATGCCTAGTTGGGTGATGGGGGTATATAACTGGCGGGGGGAAATCGTCTGGATGATTGACTTAGGGCAATTATTGGGGTTTACCCCTTGGTATGAGCAATCGGTGACGGCTTCTAATCATAAAGCGGTGGTAATTCACCCTAGTAACCAAAACCTGAAAACTTTAAGCACAGGGGAGTTAGTGGGTTTGGTGGTAAGTGATGTTCAAGATATTGAAATGTGCCATACTGATAACTTACATTCTCCCCCAGCTTCTGCTATCACCCCAGAATTAGCTCCTTTTTTACGGGGATATTGGATTAAGGATAACGGTGAAATTATCGTCACGGTGGATGGAGATTCTATTTTTGCGGCTATGCCTAGGGAGTAA